Proteins encoded within one genomic window of Gallus gallus isolate bGalGal1 chromosome 1, bGalGal1.mat.broiler.GRCg7b, whole genome shotgun sequence:
- the SMCO3 gene encoding single-pass membrane and coiled-coil domain-containing protein 3: MALSDLLYPENPRRRQELIHLHRELLDCMSMNFHATNELAGVLNAHLGCTITHIKMRESSTVKENCDIIIRAMHEIQCQVQKIDGDMKEKLEPVLYQKLYDIKEPELEKIAIAHKVFSIVLGEVTSTAGMVAVKLLSSNLITITVCKLISLLAQIGASVLGGISITILGLGMEMILHAILGAVERNQLLAAVRSYEEHLAEFKEASEKYQRAIHEVTSLVRHQVQ; this comes from the coding sequence ATGGCACTGAGTGACCTCCTTTACCCAGAAAACCCCAGGAGACGGCAAGAACTGATCCATCTGCACCGGGAATTGCTTGACTGCATGTCCATGAATTTCCATGCAACAAATGAGCTGGCTGGAGTTCTGAATGCACACCTGGGGTGTACTATCACCCACATCAAGATGAGAGAGAGCAGCACTGTCAAAGAGAACTGTGATATTATCATTCGAGCAATGCATGAGATTCAGTGTCAGGTACAGAAGATTGATGGCGACATGAAGGAGAAGCTGGAGCCTGTGCTGTACCAGAAGCTGTACGACATTAAAGAGCCTGAGCTGGAGAAAATTGCAATAGCCCATAAAGTTTTTTCCATTGTTCTTGGAGAAGTGACTTCAACTGCTGGGATGGTAGCTGTCAAACTGCTTAGCTCCAACCTTATCACTATCACTGTCTGCAAACTCATCAGCCTCCTTGCGCAGATTGGGGCATCTGTTCTTGGGGGAATCAGCATTACTATCCTTGGGCTTGGCATGGAAATGATCCTCCATGCCATTCTGGGAGCCGTGGAGAGGaatcagctgctggcagctgtgagGAGCTATGAGGAGCACCTGGCTGAGTTTAAAGAAGCCTCAGAAAAATACCAGCGTGCCATACATGAAGTGACTTCTTTGGTCAGACATCAAGTTCAGTGA